A window of the Pseudoalteromonas sp. A25 genome harbors these coding sequences:
- the ompR gene encoding osmolarity response regulator transcription factor OmpR encodes MGNETTKVLVVDDDMRLRSLLERYLVEQGFIVRTAANSEQMDRLLERENFHLMVLDLMLPGEDGLSICRRLRQKENEIPIVMLTAKGDEVDRIIGLELGADDYIPKPFNPRELLARIKAILRRRAKEVPGAPSAQENEVVFGIFKLNLATREMHKGDEVLSLTSGEFAVLKALVSHPREPLSRDKLMNLARGRDYSALERSIDVQVSRLRRMIEEDAANPRYIQTVWGLGYVFVPDGQK; translated from the coding sequence ATGGGAAATGAAACTACTAAGGTACTAGTTGTCGATGACGATATGCGTTTGCGCAGCTTGCTTGAACGCTATCTAGTAGAACAGGGGTTTATCGTGCGTACCGCCGCGAATAGCGAACAGATGGATCGTCTATTAGAGCGCGAAAACTTTCACTTAATGGTGCTTGATCTGATGTTACCAGGCGAAGACGGGTTATCAATTTGTCGTCGTTTAAGACAAAAAGAAAATGAAATCCCTATCGTTATGCTCACAGCCAAAGGAGACGAAGTGGATCGTATCATTGGTCTGGAGTTAGGTGCAGATGACTATATTCCAAAACCATTTAATCCTCGCGAGCTGCTAGCTCGTATAAAAGCGATTTTGCGCCGCCGAGCGAAGGAAGTACCTGGCGCCCCTTCTGCGCAAGAAAATGAAGTCGTATTTGGCATTTTCAAGCTAAATTTGGCGACTAGAGAGATGCACAAAGGGGATGAGGTTTTATCTTTGACCAGCGGTGAATTTGCTGTACTTAAAGCATTAGTTAGTCACCCTCGAGAGCCATTGAGTCGAGATAAGCTAATGAATCTTGCCCGCGGTCGAGATTATAGTGCCCTGGAACGAAGTATCGATGTTCAGGTATCGCGCTTAAGACGAATGATAGAAGAAGATGCAGCAAACCCTCGCTATATTCAAACCGTGTGGGGCTTGGGGTATGTCTTTGTACCGGATGGTCAAAAATAG
- the greB gene encoding transcription elongation factor GreB yields the protein MKTNLITPEGYRQLQQEHDHLWHEKRPEITKIVSWAASLGDRSENADYTFNKRLLRQIDRRVRYLRKRLPDLKIVEYSEQQAGKVYFGAWVEIENEQQEVKRFRIVGPDEIYDRKDYVSIDAPMARALLGKQVDDEFTVRTPEGDKTWFVNSIEYSS from the coding sequence ATGAAGACCAACCTAATCACCCCTGAAGGGTACAGACAACTGCAACAGGAACACGACCACCTGTGGCATGAAAAACGCCCCGAAATAACCAAAATTGTATCGTGGGCTGCAAGTTTAGGTGACCGCTCTGAAAATGCAGATTACACTTTTAATAAACGTTTGCTTCGTCAGATTGACCGACGTGTAAGATATTTACGTAAACGCCTCCCAGACTTAAAAATTGTCGAGTATTCAGAGCAACAAGCAGGCAAGGTGTATTTCGGCGCTTGGGTCGAAATCGAAAATGAACAACAAGAAGTGAAACGTTTTCGCATCGTTGGTCCTGATGAAATTTATGATCGTAAAGATTACGTCTCTATTGATGCCCCCATGGCCCGAGCGCTATTGGGCAAACAAGTAGATGATGAATTTACTGTTCGCACCCCCGAAGGAGACAAAACGTGGTTTGTGAATAGTATAGAATACAGCAGCTGA
- a CDS encoding Tex family protein: MSNISARLAQELNAKEQQVIAATTLLDEGATVPFIARYRKEVTGGLDDTQLRLLEQRLGYLRELEERRAFILNTITEQGKLSDTLAADINNAQSKTELEDLYLPYKPKRRTKGQIAIEAGLEPLADALFNNHDLNPEQQAADFINADKGVEDEKAALDGAKFILMERFAEDAKLLAKFRHHLQQNAQLEAKVISGKEETGSKYRDYFEHSEKLAKVPSHRALAMLRARNEGVLQLAINPEPDVEDAQQFCAQLIADHYQLNISTANASKWLMSVVQWTWKVKLALHLENEFLGTLRERAETDAIDVFAKNLKDLLMAAPAGPRVTMGIDPGLRTGCKVAVVDATGKLLATNTIFPHAPQNHWDKSLRTLEQVCRQYKVELIAIGNGTASRETDKLAAELLKAASELKLNKIMVSEAGASVYSASEFAANEFPDLDVSLRGAVSIARRLQDPLAELVKIEPKSIGVGQYQHDVSQSQLGQSLTSVVEDCVNSVGVDVNTASVPLLTRVSGLNKTLATNIVKYRDQHGSFSSRTQLKKVERLGPKAFEQAAGFLRIINGKDPLDSSAVHPEAYPVVKQICEVKQVSVSSLIGNTELLNKLVANDFTSEKFGLPTVTDIIKELDKPGRDPRPEFKTATFKAGVETINDLKVGMILEGVVSNVANFGAFVDVGVHQDGLVHISAITNKFISDPREVVKAGDIVKVKVIEVDAARKRISFTMRLDDEVHNTPKSHQPASNPKKATASKPANKSKPKRDSGNAAMGNAFAEAFAKLKK; this comes from the coding sequence ATGAGCAACATCTCGGCTCGTTTAGCTCAGGAGCTAAACGCCAAAGAGCAACAAGTCATCGCCGCCACCACTTTACTTGATGAAGGTGCAACGGTACCGTTTATCGCACGTTACCGTAAAGAAGTGACAGGTGGTCTTGACGACACACAGCTGCGTTTACTTGAACAGCGCCTTGGTTACCTAAGAGAGCTTGAAGAGCGCCGTGCCTTTATTCTCAATACCATAACTGAACAAGGTAAACTATCCGATACCTTGGCGGCAGATATAAACAATGCACAAAGTAAAACCGAGCTTGAAGACCTTTACCTACCCTATAAGCCTAAACGCAGAACTAAAGGTCAAATAGCCATAGAAGCAGGCTTAGAGCCGCTAGCTGATGCGTTATTCAATAACCATGATTTGAACCCAGAGCAGCAAGCTGCGGACTTTATCAATGCAGATAAGGGCGTTGAAGATGAAAAAGCGGCTTTGGATGGCGCTAAATTTATTTTGATGGAACGCTTTGCAGAAGATGCAAAATTACTGGCTAAATTTCGCCATCACCTGCAACAAAATGCACAACTAGAAGCAAAAGTCATCTCAGGCAAAGAAGAAACCGGTAGTAAATACCGTGATTACTTTGAACATAGTGAAAAGCTCGCCAAAGTGCCTTCGCATAGAGCGCTTGCAATGTTGCGAGCGCGTAATGAGGGAGTGCTGCAATTAGCCATTAATCCAGAGCCTGATGTGGAAGATGCACAACAGTTTTGTGCACAACTTATCGCAGATCATTATCAATTAAATATCAGTACGGCAAATGCCAGTAAGTGGTTAATGAGTGTTGTGCAATGGACATGGAAAGTAAAACTTGCATTACATTTAGAAAATGAATTTTTAGGGACTCTGCGAGAGCGCGCAGAAACAGATGCCATCGATGTATTCGCGAAAAACCTCAAAGATTTGTTGATGGCGGCACCTGCAGGGCCTCGCGTTACAATGGGCATTGACCCTGGACTTCGCACAGGCTGCAAAGTTGCCGTGGTTGACGCAACAGGAAAACTACTAGCAACTAATACTATTTTCCCTCATGCGCCACAAAACCACTGGGACAAGTCGCTAAGAACCCTAGAGCAGGTTTGTCGCCAGTATAAAGTAGAACTAATAGCGATCGGTAACGGCACAGCTTCACGCGAAACAGACAAACTTGCCGCTGAGTTACTTAAAGCTGCTAGTGAGTTAAAGCTAAATAAAATTATGGTAAGTGAAGCTGGGGCGTCTGTTTATTCAGCCTCAGAGTTTGCAGCCAATGAGTTTCCTGATTTAGATGTGTCATTACGAGGCGCAGTATCAATAGCACGTCGATTACAAGATCCACTAGCCGAGCTAGTAAAAATAGAACCTAAGTCAATTGGCGTTGGGCAGTATCAACATGATGTATCGCAAAGCCAATTAGGCCAGAGCCTGACTTCTGTCGTAGAAGACTGTGTAAACTCTGTTGGTGTCGATGTTAATACCGCATCGGTTCCTTTGCTGACACGTGTATCTGGTTTAAACAAGACCTTAGCAACAAACATCGTTAAATATCGTGATCAACATGGCTCTTTCTCTAGCCGAACTCAATTGAAGAAAGTCGAGCGATTAGGCCCTAAAGCGTTTGAGCAAGCAGCCGGCTTTTTAAGAATTATCAATGGTAAAGACCCACTTGATAGTTCTGCGGTTCACCCAGAAGCATACCCTGTTGTTAAACAGATATGCGAGGTGAAGCAAGTATCAGTATCAAGCCTTATTGGTAATACTGAGTTACTCAATAAGCTTGTGGCCAATGACTTTACAAGTGAAAAGTTTGGTCTACCGACAGTTACCGACATCATTAAGGAACTAGACAAGCCAGGGAGAGATCCACGACCTGAGTTTAAAACCGCCACATTTAAAGCGGGCGTAGAAACAATCAACGACCTAAAAGTGGGTATGATTTTGGAAGGGGTTGTTTCAAACGTAGCTAATTTTGGTGCTTTTGTAGATGTAGGCGTACATCAAGATGGCTTAGTGCATATTTCAGCAATTACGAATAAGTTTATTTCAGACCCCAGAGAAGTTGTCAAAGCTGGCGATATCGTTAAAGTTAAAGTGATTGAAGTAGATGCAGCCCGAAAACGAATAAGTTTTACAATGCGTTTAGATGATGAGGTACACAACACGCCAAAGTCACACCAACCAGCATCTAACCCTAAAAAGGCTACGGCATCAAAACCCGCCAATAAATCGAAACCAAAACGAGACTCTGGTAATGCGGCAATGGGGAACGCATTTGCTGAAGCATTCGCCAAGTTGAAAAAGTAA
- a CDS encoding putative metalloprotease CJM1_0395 family protein, translated as MNIVTPPPAMNLNTANVYTETARRDNQVREIIPKAPSTAASFTEHKSANEGDKAKANSPDDSPLYSSRSQNGKDKPIEEKEQEGRQQGKQQDGEEQDTRAENEEKVKQQEIQELKARDQEVRMHEQAHARVGGQYAGSPSYEYQRGPDGNNYAVGGEVMIDVAEIPGDPQQTIDKMQTVRAAALAPAEPSGADRAIAADATQKLTAAQAELAKQRISGDDEQSRSGVATYQTRRLKGAEGEEGQVAQGDRARLEESADPYSVALPIDRDPQIQARALRINDFYQHVASPDKPSALSLSV; from the coding sequence ATGAACATCGTAACGCCTCCACCGGCGATGAACCTCAATACCGCAAACGTCTACACCGAAACGGCTAGACGTGACAATCAGGTGCGCGAAATAATACCCAAAGCACCGTCTACCGCAGCTAGTTTTACTGAACACAAAAGCGCAAATGAGGGAGACAAAGCGAAAGCAAACTCTCCTGACGATTCTCCGTTGTACAGTTCTCGTTCTCAAAATGGTAAAGATAAACCCATAGAAGAGAAGGAGCAGGAAGGCCGTCAGCAAGGTAAACAGCAAGATGGTGAAGAGCAAGACACGCGCGCTGAAAATGAAGAAAAAGTAAAACAGCAAGAAATACAAGAGCTCAAGGCCCGAGACCAAGAAGTACGTATGCATGAGCAAGCGCATGCGCGAGTGGGAGGGCAATATGCGGGCTCTCCCAGTTACGAGTATCAGCGAGGTCCCGACGGTAACAATTATGCCGTAGGCGGAGAAGTGATGATAGATGTTGCTGAGATCCCAGGCGATCCGCAACAGACGATCGATAAAATGCAAACGGTTAGAGCTGCAGCGTTAGCGCCCGCTGAGCCTTCAGGTGCAGACCGCGCGATTGCGGCCGACGCGACACAAAAATTAACTGCAGCTCAAGCTGAGTTGGCAAAGCAGCGAATTAGCGGCGATGATGAGCAATCTCGTTCAGGGGTAGCAACGTATCAAACTCGTCGATTAAAAGGCGCTGAAGGAGAGGAAGGGCAAGTTGCTCAAGGGGACAGAGCACGGTTAGAGGAGAGCGCAGATCCATATTCGGTTGCGCTGCCAATTGATAGAGATCCTCAGATCCAAGCTAGAGCACTAAGGATAAACGATTTTTATCAGCATGTGGCCTCACCCGATAAGCCCTCTGCTTTGTCACTAAGCGTTTAG
- the bioH gene encoding pimeloyl-ACP methyl ester esterase BioH, translating into MQGELVFLHGWGMNKAVWQLCVEELKETYSGAIKCLNLPGFGGASVPHTEYNLASATELLAAQIENDSIIVAWSLGGLFALYLAKHYPEKVSKIVFVASSPCFVEAENWAGISEQILNDFMKQLAQDTSKTIERFLAIQAMGSEHAKEDIKALRALLKAQPTANERALSVGLELLKSQDLRALFGCLSLPMHGIFGRLDALVPRQVPARMSELNPRFSYKILSKASHAPFISHRREFLSYLKSIL; encoded by the coding sequence ATGCAAGGTGAGTTAGTTTTTTTACATGGATGGGGGATGAATAAAGCGGTATGGCAGTTATGCGTAGAGGAGTTAAAAGAAACATATAGCGGGGCTATAAAGTGTTTGAACCTACCGGGTTTTGGGGGCGCGAGTGTGCCACACACAGAGTATAATTTGGCATCTGCTACAGAGTTGCTTGCAGCACAAATTGAAAATGACAGCATAATAGTTGCGTGGTCTTTAGGTGGATTGTTTGCGCTTTACTTAGCAAAACATTATCCCGAAAAGGTGTCTAAAATTGTATTTGTTGCGTCCTCTCCTTGTTTTGTTGAAGCTGAGAATTGGGCTGGGATCAGTGAGCAAATTCTTAATGACTTCATGAAGCAACTAGCTCAAGACACATCTAAGACAATAGAGCGATTTTTAGCCATACAAGCAATGGGCAGTGAGCATGCCAAAGAAGATATTAAAGCACTACGAGCCTTGTTAAAAGCCCAGCCTACAGCCAATGAGCGTGCTTTAAGTGTTGGCCTTGAACTGTTAAAAAGTCAGGATTTGAGGGCTTTATTTGGTTGTTTATCTTTGCCAATGCACGGTATTTTTGGGCGTTTAGATGCGTTAGTGCCACGGCAAGTGCCTGCAAGGATGTCTGAGTTGAACCCAAGGTTTAGCTATAAAATATTGAGCAAGGCGTCTCATGCGCCATTTATTTCTCACCGCCGAGAATTTTTATCTTACCTAAAATCAATACTTTAA
- a CDS encoding ComF family protein: protein MLLNCLFSSRCACCQALINHNHSLCNNCLVDFPFFSPSQNNLLLRPDVKRAISLKYCNGLFACGWYQGWLQDWLSKYKFHKRTYLKQLLIQLIRYQMQRFWQNGGFIPDIYFFIPLSQTRYVARGYNQVTQTWLPALPTGSQVSQDLVRNKITKPQSQLSKTERRRNVKNAFCLSTNIQGKKVAIIDDVVTTGSTMDVAAHACLQAGAAQVWAFATSLTPLNSK, encoded by the coding sequence ATGCTGCTCAACTGTTTGTTTTCCTCTCGCTGTGCCTGCTGCCAAGCGCTAATAAACCATAATCACAGCCTGTGCAATAATTGCTTAGTCGATTTTCCTTTTTTCAGTCCTTCGCAAAACAACTTACTATTAAGACCTGATGTTAAAAGAGCGATATCTTTAAAATATTGCAATGGACTATTTGCATGCGGCTGGTATCAAGGTTGGTTACAAGATTGGCTAAGTAAATATAAGTTTCATAAACGCACTTATCTAAAACAACTCTTGATACAACTCATTCGCTACCAAATGCAGCGATTTTGGCAAAATGGAGGGTTTATACCTGACATATACTTTTTTATACCACTATCTCAAACGAGGTATGTAGCGCGAGGGTACAATCAGGTTACACAAACTTGGTTGCCAGCTTTACCTACAGGCAGTCAGGTAAGCCAAGATTTAGTAAGAAACAAAATAACTAAACCACAAAGTCAACTCTCTAAAACCGAGCGTCGCCGCAATGTTAAAAATGCTTTTTGTTTATCAACTAATATCCAAGGTAAGAAAGTGGCCATTATCGACGATGTTGTTACAACGGGAAGCACAATGGATGTCGCAGCGCACGCTTGTTTGCAAGCTGGCGCTGCGCAGGTTTGGGCTTTTGCAACCAGCTTAACGCCCTTGAACAGTAAGTAG
- a CDS encoding M14 metallopeptidase family protein, which produces MRLIFFVVFVGLQSLLCAIAKPLDFYFSDSVTFDPSIAKPSEVLGYEVGEWHVRHDQLVQYLQVLAKQSDRIKIETIGYSHEQRPLLLLTISAKKQLENIDTIRKDHITRLSSKGQDNAGPAIVWMGYSVHGNESSGSNAAMLVAYYLAAAQGAEIDKLLANTVILLDPSLNPDGLARFAQWANSNRGHVLSSDPMHREHVESWPSGRTNHFLFDLNRDWLLLQHPESKARIAQFHKWKPNVLTDFHEMGANSTYFFQPGIPSRTHPLTPSKNIELTNSLAQFHAKALDSQGQLYFTQESFDDFYYGKGSTYPDINGAVGILFEQASSRGHVQNTINGTLNFSDTIKNQLTTSLSTFEGVLQNKVQLQNYQQQFYQSAKKLAKNDDFKGYIVAANGDKQKLTAFLDLLKQHHIEVYPLQESYKDYLAGDVFIPLEQSQYRLLKAIFSEQTSFKDNTFYDVSGWTLAHAFNLPFEKLKSSRNLKLADKPWAPKTERSRRKLDNAYAYGFSWQQFNAPKMLNFLLSQGIDARVALSGFSAATNTKERHFAPGSIVVPAGLQKNSKWLDILTTASNRYDIDIHGIKSGLTTQGIDLGSRFMRPLKAPKVLLVGGEGVSQYEVGEVWYHLDRHLGLAPTMIEQSRLAKIKLKNYSHIILVDGRYDHLNDLLASQIKEWVKQGGVIWGHKRGAKWLVDNQLLKASSISKKEMTEQFDTHELAYQDRDKLSAKQRIAGAIFATDIDLTHPLSFGLGRATLPVFKNSTWLLKPADQPFITVGKYTSSPLMAGYSAPENVSKIAENASLIAHRYGQGSVIGMTDNPVFRGYWYGTSKILNNALFFGGLLTVQGR; this is translated from the coding sequence ATGCGCTTGATATTTTTTGTTGTTTTTGTCGGTTTACAAAGTTTACTTTGCGCCATTGCAAAACCACTGGACTTCTACTTTTCAGATTCAGTCACGTTTGATCCATCCATTGCCAAGCCCAGTGAAGTACTGGGTTATGAAGTGGGAGAGTGGCATGTAAGGCATGATCAACTTGTCCAATACTTACAGGTATTGGCCAAACAAAGTGATCGGATAAAGATTGAAACAATAGGCTATAGTCATGAACAGCGCCCTTTATTGTTGTTGACAATAAGCGCTAAAAAGCAGTTAGAAAATATTGATACGATTCGAAAAGATCACATCACAAGACTAAGCTCAAAAGGACAAGACAATGCAGGCCCTGCCATAGTTTGGATGGGGTATAGCGTACACGGCAATGAATCGTCAGGTAGTAACGCAGCCATGCTGGTGGCCTATTATTTGGCCGCGGCCCAAGGAGCTGAGATTGATAAGTTACTTGCCAATACGGTGATTTTGCTTGACCCCTCCTTAAACCCTGATGGCTTAGCCCGCTTTGCCCAATGGGCTAATAGTAATCGGGGGCACGTTTTATCATCCGATCCCATGCACAGGGAGCATGTTGAGTCATGGCCGTCGGGACGAACGAATCATTTCTTGTTTGATTTAAACCGAGATTGGTTATTACTTCAGCATCCTGAATCTAAAGCAAGAATTGCACAATTTCATAAATGGAAACCCAATGTGTTGACTGATTTCCATGAAATGGGAGCAAACAGCACCTATTTTTTCCAACCGGGGATCCCGTCTCGTACACACCCGTTGACGCCAAGTAAGAATATTGAATTAACAAACAGTTTGGCTCAATTTCATGCAAAAGCGTTAGATAGCCAAGGGCAACTCTATTTTACACAAGAGAGTTTTGATGATTTTTATTACGGCAAAGGCTCTACCTACCCCGATATCAACGGTGCTGTTGGGATACTATTTGAACAAGCAAGTAGCAGAGGTCATGTTCAAAACACCATAAATGGAACGCTCAATTTTTCAGATACCATAAAAAACCAGCTTACAACTAGTTTGTCTACATTCGAAGGGGTTTTGCAAAATAAGGTACAGCTACAAAACTATCAGCAGCAGTTTTACCAATCAGCAAAAAAGCTAGCAAAGAATGATGATTTTAAAGGATATATAGTTGCTGCCAATGGGGATAAGCAAAAGTTAACAGCGTTTTTAGACCTCTTAAAGCAGCATCACATTGAGGTGTATCCATTACAAGAGAGTTATAAAGATTATCTTGCTGGGGATGTGTTTATTCCCTTGGAGCAATCACAATATCGTTTACTGAAAGCCATTTTTTCTGAGCAGACGTCTTTTAAAGACAATACTTTTTACGATGTTTCAGGCTGGACTCTCGCGCACGCGTTTAACCTGCCTTTTGAGAAGTTAAAAAGTTCACGTAATTTAAAGTTAGCTGATAAGCCTTGGGCACCAAAAACAGAGCGCTCTAGAAGAAAATTGGATAATGCATATGCTTACGGGTTTTCGTGGCAACAATTCAATGCGCCTAAGATGCTCAACTTTTTACTTTCTCAAGGCATCGATGCGCGCGTGGCACTTAGCGGATTCTCTGCAGCTACAAACACCAAAGAGCGACACTTTGCGCCTGGCAGCATAGTGGTTCCTGCTGGGTTGCAAAAAAATTCAAAGTGGCTAGATATATTAACGACTGCTAGCAATCGTTACGACATTGATATACATGGCATTAAAAGTGGTTTAACAACGCAAGGAATTGACTTAGGCTCACGGTTTATGCGACCCCTCAAAGCACCAAAAGTACTGCTTGTTGGAGGCGAAGGGGTAAGTCAGTATGAAGTTGGCGAGGTATGGTATCACTTAGATAGGCATCTAGGTTTAGCACCAACCATGATCGAGCAAAGTCGGCTTGCAAAAATAAAACTTAAAAATTATTCCCATATCATATTAGTTGATGGGCGATATGATCACCTAAATGATTTGCTTGCATCCCAAATAAAGGAGTGGGTTAAACAGGGGGGCGTTATTTGGGGGCATAAAAGGGGTGCCAAATGGTTAGTGGACAATCAGCTTCTAAAAGCAAGTAGCATTTCGAAAAAAGAAATGACGGAGCAATTCGATACTCATGAGTTGGCATACCAAGATCGTGACAAGTTATCGGCAAAGCAACGTATAGCAGGTGCTATATTTGCTACAGATATTGATCTGACTCACCCATTAAGCTTTGGCCTTGGGCGTGCGACACTGCCTGTATTTAAAAATAGTACTTGGCTGTTGAAACCTGCGGATCAGCCATTTATAACAGTTGGAAAATATACCAGCAGCCCTTTAATGGCTGGATATAGCGCGCCGGAAAACGTATCGAAAATTGCCGAAAATGCCAGTTTGATTGCGCATCGCTATGGCCAAGGAAGTGTTATCGGGATGACCGATAACCCGGTATTTAGAGGATACTGGTATGGCACGAGCAAAATATTAAATAACGCATTGTTCTTTGGGGGACTACTTACTGTTCAAGGGCGTTAA
- the nfuA gene encoding Fe-S biogenesis protein NfuA has translation MITISESAQTHFAKLLSDQAAGTNIRVFVVNPGTSQAECGVSYCPADAVEETDIRLSFNGFDAVVDNESAPFLEDAEIDFVTDKMGTQLTLKAPNAKAKKLSDNASLHEKVEHMLTTEVNPQLANHGGQVSLVEITAEGIAVVQFGGGCNGCSMIDVTLKEGIEKEMIAKFDEITGVKDITEHQSGEHSYY, from the coding sequence ATGATCACAATATCAGAATCAGCCCAAACGCATTTTGCCAAACTACTTTCAGATCAAGCAGCTGGTACCAACATCCGAGTGTTTGTTGTAAACCCAGGCACATCACAAGCTGAATGTGGCGTTTCTTACTGTCCAGCCGATGCAGTAGAAGAAACCGATATTCGCCTCTCTTTTAATGGCTTTGATGCCGTAGTAGATAATGAGAGTGCACCATTTCTTGAAGATGCAGAAATTGATTTTGTGACAGACAAAATGGGAACACAGCTAACGCTTAAAGCACCAAACGCAAAAGCTAAAAAGCTGAGTGACAATGCATCGCTGCACGAAAAAGTAGAGCATATGCTTACCACCGAGGTTAATCCTCAACTGGCGAATCATGGTGGCCAGGTGAGTCTTGTGGAAATTACCGCAGAAGGTATTGCCGTTGTTCAATTTGGTGGAGGGTGTAATGGCTGCTCAATGATTGATGTCACTTTAAAAGAAGGCATTGAAAAAGAAATGATAGCCAAGTTTGACGAAATAACGGGCGTTAAGGATATTACTGAGCACCAATCAGGTGAGCATTCATATTACTAA
- the dinF gene encoding MATE family efflux transporter DinF: MKHFFSHYKSYHLSLLLLAGPMILSNISVPLLGLVDTAVIGHMSSAHYLAGIALGASSISVLFWLASFLRMSTTGVIAQAYGSQDAKKLTFLLQSSLILALGFALVIIALQPIWLAAIEHLSGAKAQVVEQAHLYFSIRIYSAPAAVSNLVLLGFMLGMHFGKGPFYLVLVTNLVNIALDLLFVVGFDWGVAGAAWASLIADYCALLFALVLVKRLFAGNQIAWLWHIPRRSEISKLLTLNRDIFLRSLLLQLCFSFMTFYGARLGELTLAANAVLLNFLMLVSFALDGIAYAAEAKVGHAKGEKNTTKIKVWVNVSVFWGGVFAFLYSLTFAIFGYKIIELLTDIPEVILHAQSYLPWLIVLPMIAMGCFLFDGIFVGLTRAKEMRNSMFFATTLGFFLPLLVTTTWQNHGLWFAMTCFMALRGASLYYRYRQLCRQETLLL, encoded by the coding sequence ATGAAGCATTTTTTTAGCCATTATAAATCTTACCACTTGAGTCTATTGTTGTTGGCAGGTCCTATGATCTTATCAAATATATCAGTGCCACTACTAGGGCTGGTTGATACGGCTGTAATTGGACATATGTCTTCAGCACATTACTTAGCAGGTATTGCTCTCGGTGCTAGTAGCATTTCAGTGTTGTTTTGGCTCGCGAGCTTTTTAAGAATGAGCACCACGGGGGTGATCGCGCAAGCTTATGGTAGCCAAGACGCAAAAAAGCTGACGTTTCTATTGCAAAGTAGCCTAATACTAGCGCTGGGGTTTGCTTTAGTCATAATTGCTTTGCAGCCCATTTGGCTCGCTGCAATTGAGCATTTGTCAGGTGCAAAAGCACAGGTTGTTGAGCAAGCACATTTGTATTTTTCAATACGAATTTACAGTGCCCCTGCTGCTGTATCTAACCTTGTTTTACTTGGCTTTATGCTAGGGATGCATTTCGGTAAAGGGCCTTTCTACCTAGTGTTGGTTACAAACTTAGTCAACATAGCGCTAGATCTATTGTTTGTTGTGGGCTTCGATTGGGGAGTTGCCGGTGCTGCTTGGGCTTCTTTGATAGCAGATTATTGTGCACTGCTGTTTGCTCTTGTGCTTGTAAAAAGATTGTTTGCGGGTAATCAAATAGCCTGGTTGTGGCATATCCCTCGAAGGAGCGAAATATCGAAGTTATTGACATTAAATAGAGATATTTTTTTGCGCTCATTGTTATTGCAGTTGTGTTTTAGCTTTATGACATTTTATGGCGCGAGACTCGGCGAACTGACACTCGCTGCCAATGCCGTATTACTCAATTTTTTAATGCTTGTTAGTTTTGCTCTTGATGGCATAGCTTATGCTGCAGAAGCAAAAGTAGGGCATGCAAAAGGAGAGAAAAATACAACAAAAATAAAAGTATGGGTAAATGTGAGTGTATTTTGGGGAGGCGTATTTGCCTTCTTATATTCTTTAACGTTTGCCATTTTTGGCTATAAAATTATTGAGTTACTGACTGATATTCCAGAAGTTATCTTGCATGCTCAAAGCTATCTGCCGTGGCTCATCGTATTACCAATGATAGCGATGGGATGTTTTTTGTTCGATGGTATCTTTGTTGGGTTAACACGTGCAAAAGAAATGCGTAATAGTATGTTTTTTGCGACCACTTTAGGGTTCTTTTTACCTCTACTAGTGACCACAACATGGCAAAACCATGGCTTATGGTTTGCTATGACCTGTTTTATGGCACTTAGAGGGGCTAGCTTGTACTATCGTTATCGTCAGCTTTGTCGTCAGGAGACATTGCTACTATAA